One Eubacteriales bacterium mix99 genomic window carries:
- a CDS encoding DNA topoisomerase 3 yields the protein MKLVISEKPSVAQSIAAVIGAKQRGNGFLEGNGYLVSWCLGHLAELASADAYDKKYAKWRREDLPILPENWRFTVSGDKQKQFAILRDLMHRDGVDEIINACDAGREGELIFRTVYDMAGCSKPMKRLWISSMEDEAIRQGFANLKPGRDYDGLHQSALCRSKADWLVGINATRLFSVLYHRTLNVGRVMSPTLALIVQREAEISAFQPEQFYTVSLDCGDFTATGDKFKQKPEAEAIAAACKGKTATVKAVERKEKSEKAPALYDLTTLQRDANRLLGYTAQQTLDYLQSLYEKKLCTYPRTDSRFLTNDMEGTVSALTSVAAAIYGADIPEKINAGQICDSAKVSDHHAVVPTSGAGKADSSALPAGEREILRLVSQQLLCAVSSPHQYAETAVTLDCAGYDFTAKGKTVLVPGWKAYLHEQADKPLPELAEGQSIPVASASVKEGKTSPPKHYTEDTLLSAMETAGAKEMPDDAERKGLGTPATRAAILEKLVTTGFVKRKKAKKTVNLIPSQVGVSLVTVLPEQLQSPLLTAEWENRLKQVERGELEPDAFINGISSMLRELVKTYAPVKGAEVLFPSGREIIGKCPRCGGSVAESKKGFFCENSSCRFGLWKDNRFFAAKKKALTKSVAAALLKDGRVRLTGCYSEKTGKAYDATVILEDTGERVNFKLEFDSGTKKRGGS from the coding sequence TTGAAGCTTGTAATCAGTGAAAAGCCCTCGGTTGCCCAAAGTATCGCCGCCGTGATCGGCGCTAAGCAGCGCGGCAACGGGTTTCTGGAGGGTAACGGCTACCTCGTTTCATGGTGCCTCGGCCACCTCGCGGAGCTGGCAAGCGCCGACGCCTATGATAAAAAATACGCCAAATGGCGGCGTGAGGATTTACCCATTCTGCCGGAGAACTGGCGGTTCACCGTAAGCGGGGATAAACAAAAGCAGTTTGCTATTCTCCGCGACCTGATGCACCGCGACGGTGTGGATGAAATCATCAACGCCTGCGACGCCGGACGCGAGGGCGAACTGATCTTCCGCACCGTGTACGACATGGCGGGCTGCTCCAAGCCGATGAAACGGCTTTGGATTTCGTCGATGGAGGACGAGGCCATCCGTCAGGGTTTTGCCAACCTGAAACCGGGCCGGGATTACGACGGGCTGCATCAGTCCGCGCTCTGCCGGTCCAAGGCAGACTGGCTGGTGGGTATCAACGCGACACGCTTGTTTTCCGTCCTTTATCACCGCACTCTTAACGTCGGGCGCGTCATGTCCCCGACGCTGGCGCTCATCGTGCAGCGGGAAGCTGAAATTTCCGCATTCCAGCCGGAGCAGTTCTATACGGTCAGCCTCGACTGCGGCGACTTCACCGCCACCGGCGACAAGTTCAAACAGAAACCGGAGGCCGAAGCCATTGCCGCCGCCTGCAAAGGAAAAACAGCTACTGTCAAAGCCGTGGAACGAAAAGAAAAGTCCGAAAAGGCTCCTGCGCTCTACGATCTGACCACTCTCCAGAGGGACGCTAACCGTCTGCTCGGCTACACGGCCCAGCAAACGCTGGACTATCTGCAATCCCTGTATGAAAAGAAGCTCTGTACTTATCCCCGCACCGACAGCCGGTTTCTGACGAACGACATGGAAGGGACCGTCTCGGCGCTTACTTCCGTCGCCGCCGCGATCTACGGCGCGGATATTCCCGAAAAGATCAATGCCGGTCAAATCTGCGACAGCGCGAAGGTCAGCGACCATCACGCCGTCGTTCCCACCTCCGGTGCGGGAAAAGCGGACAGTTCCGCGCTGCCCGCTGGGGAGCGTGAAATTCTGCGGCTTGTCTCCCAGCAGCTTCTCTGCGCGGTCAGCAGTCCGCACCAATACGCTGAAACCGCCGTCACACTGGACTGCGCCGGATATGACTTTACCGCCAAGGGCAAAACGGTTCTCGTTCCCGGCTGGAAAGCTTATTTGCATGAACAGGCCGACAAGCCATTGCCGGAACTGGCAGAAGGGCAAAGTATCCCGGTTGCCTCCGCCTCCGTAAAAGAGGGCAAAACCTCGCCGCCCAAGCATTACACGGAGGACACACTGCTTTCCGCGATGGAGACGGCGGGCGCGAAAGAGATGCCTGACGATGCGGAGCGTAAGGGCCTCGGCACCCCCGCTACCCGCGCGGCCATTCTGGAAAAGCTCGTCACCACCGGCTTTGTGAAACGGAAAAAGGCCAAGAAAACCGTCAATCTTATTCCGTCTCAGGTAGGTGTTTCCCTCGTCACTGTCCTGCCGGAGCAGCTTCAATCCCCGCTGCTGACCGCCGAATGGGAAAACCGGCTCAAACAGGTGGAGCGCGGAGAACTGGAACCGGACGCTTTTATTAACGGGATTTCATCCATGCTCCGGGAACTGGTGAAAACCTATGCGCCAGTCAAGGGCGCGGAGGTGCTGTTTCCCTCCGGACGCGAGATAATCGGAAAATGCCCCCGCTGCGGCGGCAGCGTGGCTGAAAGCAAGAAAGGCTTTTTCTGCGAAAATAGTAGCTGTCGTTTCGGGCTTTGGAAGGACAACCGGTTTTTCGCCGCCAAGAAAAAGGCGCTGACAAAATCCGTCGCCGCTGCGCTCCTGAAAGACGGGCGCGTGAGGCTCACCGGCTGTTATTCTGAAAAAACCGGCAAAGCCTATGACGCCACGGTGATTTTGGAGGACACCGGGGAGCGCGTCAATTTCAAGCTGGAATTTGATTCGGGGACGAAAAAGCGTGGCGGATCATGA
- a CDS encoding immunoglobulin: protein MKLTKYERETIICYNEEEATASVYTHNKKLIQKLKRLSEKYPDKVKPERPEHRGAVSYLVPKRCVSVREPYSDRRREADSLRAKTAKMRPPDRLTIKSQVRN from the coding sequence ATGAAACTTACGAAATATGAGCGGGAAACGATCATCTGCTATAACGAGGAAGAAGCGACGGCCAGCGTTTACACACACAACAAAAAACTTATCCAAAAGCTCAAACGGCTCTCTGAGAAATACCCCGACAAAGTGAAACCGGAGCGCCCGGAGCATCGCGGGGCCGTCAGCTACCTTGTTCCCAAACGCTGTGTTTCTGTCCGGGAACCATACAGCGACCGGCGGCGCGAAGCCGACAGTTTACGGGCCAAAACAGCGAAAATGCGCCCTCCCGACAGATTAACTATTAAAAGTCAAGTCCGAAACTGA
- a CDS encoding IS110 family transposase: MISVGIDVAKDKHDCFIINSEGEVLADVFTIPNSLEGFQSLLQKIRSCSSTQDKIKVGLEATGHYSYNILGFLLDNGLPTYVLNPLHTNLYRKSLSLRKTKTDRVDARTIAAMLMSDLGLKPYTNTAYHNEELKSLTRYRFDKVKERGQLKQSISRLVCILFPELEKLVPTLHIVSVYTLLEKFPGAKQIAEAHLTRLKTLLHDASRGRYGRDMAVKIRDAARNSVGSVMPAKSLELQHTIRLIRELDTEIGEIESAIQHIMDKIHSPITTVPGIGTQMGAMILAEVGDFSQFDSPDKILAYAGLSPSTYQSGQLKNCYAHMEKRGSRYLRYAIFNATKYVCLWVPTFSSYFAKKRAEGKHYNVAISHAAKKLVRLIYALEKSGESYHLAA; this comes from the coding sequence ATGATTTCTGTTGGAATCGACGTTGCCAAGGATAAGCACGACTGCTTTATTATCAATTCAGAAGGGGAAGTCCTCGCGGATGTGTTCACCATCCCGAACAGCCTAGAGGGGTTCCAGAGTCTGCTGCAGAAAATCCGAAGCTGCTCCTCGACTCAAGACAAAATAAAAGTAGGGCTTGAGGCTACCGGACATTACAGCTACAACATCCTTGGGTTTCTTCTTGACAATGGTCTTCCCACCTATGTCCTGAACCCCCTGCACACTAACCTTTACCGGAAAAGCCTCAGTCTCAGAAAGACGAAGACAGACCGTGTCGATGCACGAACGATTGCGGCTATGCTTATGTCTGATTTAGGCCTCAAGCCCTACACAAATACAGCATACCACAATGAGGAATTGAAGTCACTGACGAGGTACCGTTTTGACAAGGTGAAGGAGCGTGGCCAGCTTAAGCAATCAATTTCCCGTCTGGTCTGCATTCTCTTTCCTGAACTGGAAAAGTTGGTACCGACGCTTCACATAGTTTCCGTTTATACCTTGCTGGAGAAATTTCCAGGAGCCAAACAGATTGCGGAAGCTCATCTGACGCGGCTGAAAACACTTTTACATGACGCTTCCAGAGGCCGCTATGGGCGGGACATGGCCGTAAAAATCCGTGATGCTGCCAGAAATTCCGTCGGTTCTGTGATGCCGGCGAAATCGCTGGAGCTGCAGCATACCATCCGGCTTATCAGGGAACTGGATACCGAGATTGGGGAAATTGAGTCCGCCATCCAACACATTATGGATAAGATTCATTCACCTATTACCACCGTTCCCGGCATTGGTACTCAGATGGGTGCTATGATTCTGGCTGAGGTAGGAGACTTCTCCCAGTTCGACTCTCCGGATAAAATTCTGGCCTACGCCGGGCTTTCGCCCTCTACCTACCAGTCCGGGCAACTCAAAAATTGCTATGCCCACATGGAAAAACGGGGTTCCAGATACCTACGTTATGCCATATTTAATGCCACAAAGTATGTTTGCCTTTGGGTTCCGACGTTTTCTTCCTACTTTGCTAAGAAACGAGCAGAGGGCAAGCACTACAATGTCGCAATCTCCCATGCTGCCAAAAAGCTGGTACGGCTCATTTACGCCTTAGAAAAGTCCGGAGAATCTTATCACCTGGCAGCATAG
- a CDS encoding YodL domain-containing protein codes for MAEKNKERLKEITDSIEQGIQSLFQSDRYAQYLRTMSRFHRYSVNNTMLIYMQKPNATLVAGFNKWRDQFSRNVMRGEKGIKIIAPTPFKKKIEEEKLDPDTKIPMLDADGKVIMEEKEIKIPMYKVVSVFDVSQTEGKTLPTLANDLMGNVKQYEIFIEALRRSSPVPLAFETMEPNTDGYFSEKGQRIAIRLGMSEVQTISAAVHEITHATLHNYEQVRLAAAKGDETAEPPKPKDRHTEEVEAESVSYAVCQYYGIQTGENSFGYIASWSKGKELPELRASLETINKTASGLISNIDQNFLEVLKEYDTVLEQFAADAYWYTASVMEPPFPLNSIEEEVPATVEDLKSGYGKDTRTAIFNAAKVEGAASPDELLRRLDEIEKIYPPRETEAMYLLDNASYLYLKENEDGYGYTLYNKESLRETANGFADEGVSSIPTAYEQALALEHLAPATSEKVPLDILNEIAAVREQDVQGYIRKNNLGDHEQAEPEPKVADMLPDAPELALDEYPMPDSELTVADLEACGYLDGDLLPLSKGRALELFEQDLTVYMIEDGGASMAFDPDEIQAHSGLLAVSREEWEESREFSKAIEDRMKYQEQRESAFLKTSQDAFAIYQVRDGDELRDIRFEPLSWLESKGISVDHGNYDLAYTAPLTDMGNTEEKLAVLWDRFNNDHLADYHRPSLSVSDIVALKQNGVVSCHYVDSFGFQEIPDFLKPENYLKSAEMSMEDDYDMIDGIIDNGKNSTVAELEQQAKTGQQISLLELAEASRRENDEKKKSVVEQLRNQPVSREHKKTASDRGAEMER; via the coding sequence ATGGCCGAAAAAAATAAGGAACGGCTGAAAGAAATCACCGACAGCATCGAACAGGGTATCCAAAGCCTGTTCCAGAGCGACCGATACGCGCAGTATCTCCGCACCATGTCCCGTTTTCACCGATATTCCGTCAACAATACCATGCTGATTTATATGCAAAAACCGAACGCCACTTTGGTTGCGGGCTTTAATAAATGGCGCGATCAGTTCAGCCGAAACGTCATGCGGGGCGAAAAAGGCATCAAAATCATCGCGCCCACGCCGTTCAAAAAGAAAATCGAGGAAGAAAAGCTCGACCCGGACACCAAAATTCCCATGCTGGATGCGGACGGCAAGGTCATCATGGAGGAAAAGGAAATCAAAATCCCCATGTACAAGGTGGTATCGGTCTTTGACGTATCGCAGACCGAAGGAAAGACACTGCCGACGCTTGCAAATGATCTCATGGGGAACGTGAAGCAATATGAGATTTTCATAGAGGCGCTGCGGCGTTCTTCTCCCGTTCCGCTTGCTTTTGAAACGATGGAACCGAATACGGACGGCTATTTCAGCGAAAAAGGCCAGCGCATCGCCATTCGGTTGGGCATGAGCGAAGTGCAGACCATCTCCGCTGCCGTCCACGAAATCACCCATGCTACGTTGCACAACTATGAACAGGTCCGGCTTGCCGCCGCCAAAGGCGACGAAACCGCCGAACCGCCCAAACCGAAGGACAGGCACACCGAAGAAGTGGAGGCCGAGAGCGTTTCCTACGCCGTCTGTCAGTATTACGGCATCCAGACCGGCGAAAACAGCTTCGGCTATATCGCATCCTGGAGCAAAGGCAAGGAACTACCGGAGTTGCGGGCCTCTCTGGAAACCATCAATAAAACCGCTTCCGGCCTGATCTCCAATATCGACCAAAACTTCCTCGAGGTTCTGAAAGAGTATGATACCGTTCTGGAACAGTTCGCCGCGGACGCATACTGGTACACGGCTTCCGTCATGGAGCCGCCGTTCCCTCTTAACTCCATTGAAGAAGAAGTCCCGGCTACCGTGGAAGATTTGAAAAGCGGTTACGGAAAAGACACCCGTACGGCCATTTTCAATGCCGCCAAGGTCGAGGGCGCGGCGTCCCCGGATGAACTTCTGCGGCGGCTGGACGAAATTGAAAAAATCTACCCGCCGAGGGAAACCGAGGCGATGTATCTTCTGGACAATGCCTCCTATCTTTATTTGAAGGAAAATGAGGACGGATACGGCTATACTCTTTACAATAAGGAGAGCCTGCGGGAAACGGCAAACGGGTTTGCCGATGAGGGCGTCAGCTCCATTCCGACCGCTTATGAACAGGCGCTTGCCCTTGAACACCTGGCCCCCGCAACCTCGGAAAAGGTGCCGCTTGACATTCTAAACGAGATTGCCGCCGTGCGTGAACAGGATGTACAGGGATATATCCGTAAAAATAATTTAGGCGATCATGAACAAGCTGAACCGGAACCGAAAGTGGCGGATATGCTGCCGGACGCACCGGAGCTGGCGCTCGACGAATACCCCATGCCGGATTCGGAATTGACCGTGGCCGATCTGGAAGCCTGCGGGTATCTGGACGGCGATCTGCTGCCCCTCTCCAAAGGCCGGGCACTGGAGCTTTTTGAGCAAGACCTCACCGTTTACATGATTGAGGACGGCGGCGCGAGTATGGCGTTCGACCCTGATGAGATTCAGGCGCACAGCGGCCTGCTCGCCGTGAGCCGCGAGGAATGGGAGGAAAGCCGGGAGTTCTCCAAAGCCATAGAGGACCGGATGAAGTATCAGGAACAGCGGGAATCCGCTTTTCTGAAAACCTCTCAGGACGCTTTCGCCATCTATCAGGTCAGGGACGGCGACGAGCTGCGGGACATCCGGTTTGAACCGCTCAGTTGGCTGGAATCCAAAGGCATTTCCGTGGATCACGGAAATTATGATCTTGCCTATACCGCCCCTCTCACCGATATGGGTAATACAGAGGAAAAACTGGCTGTTTTGTGGGACAGGTTCAACAACGATCATCTTGCCGATTATCACCGGCCGAGCCTGTCCGTCAGCGACATCGTTGCGCTAAAGCAAAACGGCGTTGTATCCTGTCATTACGTGGACAGCTTCGGTTTTCAGGAGATTCCAGATTTTCTGAAACCGGAAAATTACCTGAAAAGCGCGGAGATGTCGATGGAGGACGATTACGATATGATCGACGGCATTATCGACAACGGAAAAAATTCCACCGTCGCGGAGCTGGAACAGCAGGCCAAAACCGGTCAGCAGATCTCCCTTCTGGAGCTTGCCGAGGCGTCGCGGCGGGAAAACGACGAAAAGAAAAAATCCGTCGTGGAACAGCTCAGGAACCAACCGGTCAGCCGGGAACACAAAAAAACAGCGTCCGACAGAGGCGCGGAAATGGAGCGGTGA
- a CDS encoding transposon-transfer assisting family protein, whose product MFTNDEINLMCIYNTGTRESLIAELTQMRGYLGTEETELLALTDSALGKLRGMSDEEYVSLDLFPDFDVETE is encoded by the coding sequence ATGTTTACAAACGATGAAATTAATCTGATGTGCATTTACAATACCGGAACGCGGGAGAGCCTGATTGCGGAGTTGACGCAAATGCGCGGCTATCTCGGCACGGAGGAAACGGAGCTTCTGGCCCTGACGGATTCCGCGCTGGGAAAGCTCCGGGGCATGAGTGATGAGGAATATGTCTCGCTTGACCTGTTCCCGGACTTTGACGTGGAGACTGAATAA
- a CDS encoding helix-turn-helix domain-containing protein — MSDVCYLKDHVSFFASYRSPERHSHFAKHLIFSQGGTFDCIVNNDRFQCTGVCIDSGTEHTIRNEHGNIFVMLIEETSELSQILRGRYLRGNPYAVIVGDILGSTRNIQEADARVLEACAPAAHMASAYDARIAGVLREIDSRESIDDDIVKELCSVACLSQSRLSHLFREQVKISLASYLVMAKMEKVLTYLINGENITTASIHAGFSSSSHYAATCKRIFGITCTDFTK; from the coding sequence ATGTCCGATGTTTGCTATCTAAAAGATCATGTCAGTTTTTTTGCAAGCTATCGTTCACCGGAGCGGCACAGCCACTTTGCAAAACACCTGATCTTTTCCCAAGGCGGCACATTCGACTGTATTGTGAACAACGACCGCTTCCAATGCACGGGGGTTTGCATCGACTCCGGCACGGAACATACCATTCGGAATGAGCATGGAAACATATTTGTGATGCTGATTGAGGAAACCAGCGAGCTTTCGCAGATACTGCGGGGCCGGTATCTGCGCGGGAATCCATACGCCGTAATAGTAGGTGATATTCTTGGAAGTACACGGAATATTCAAGAGGCCGATGCCCGCGTACTTGAAGCATGTGCGCCCGCCGCGCACATGGCATCTGCGTACGACGCGCGGATTGCCGGTGTACTTCGAGAAATTGATTCCCGAGAAAGCATTGACGATGATATCGTAAAGGAGCTTTGTTCGGTTGCCTGTCTCTCGCAGAGCAGACTATCTCACCTTTTCCGCGAACAGGTGAAAATTTCGCTTGCAAGCTATCTGGTTATGGCAAAAATGGAAAAGGTGCTTACTTACCTGATAAACGGCGAAAATATTACGACGGCATCGATTCATGCTGGATTCAGCAGCTCTTCGCATTACGCCGCCACCTGCAAAAGGATATTCGGAATCACTTGCACCGACTTTACAAAATAG
- a CDS encoding alpha/beta fold hydrolase, whose translation MEEKIVFKKGTYQLNRDPNYNFQLNRVINWNDGELSDIESIAEKITDSASWKKELILLGDKAMEEGRTKNAIAYYRMSEFFMYDNDRDKLKYYRLATKLFYEYYDDYFKSGKVERLSVPYEGIALPVMHTRAVGERKDTILFHGGNDSYFEEFFFPMLYFAENGYEVYLFEGPGQGGVLREQGKHFTYQWEKPVKAILDALALNDVTIIGASLGGMLAPRAAAFDNRIRRVIGWSIFPNFLSVGLYAVPKPLWGVMRWVIRHNLGFTVNRKLKGMMKKEQTFDWAFRHGMYAYEAKTPFEYLKKLNNYQMVDVGSRIRQDVLVIGARKDHFIATELYKQELDALINVRSLTFRLFTEQESAENHCNCGNSKLCFDTMMSWIDQIKKKDNES comes from the coding sequence ATGGAAGAAAAAATTGTATTCAAGAAAGGAACATACCAGTTAAATCGCGACCCAAATTACAATTTTCAGTTGAACCGCGTAATCAACTGGAACGACGGGGAGCTTTCGGATATTGAGTCTATCGCGGAAAAGATAACCGACAGCGCCAGTTGGAAAAAGGAATTGATCCTACTCGGTGACAAGGCAATGGAAGAAGGGCGCACGAAAAACGCCATCGCTTACTACCGCATGTCTGAATTTTTCATGTACGACAATGATAGAGACAAGCTGAAGTATTACCGTCTGGCGACCAAACTTTTTTATGAGTACTATGATGATTATTTCAAAAGCGGCAAAGTGGAACGGCTTTCCGTGCCATATGAGGGAATAGCACTTCCCGTTATGCACACCAGAGCCGTTGGCGAGAGGAAAGACACGATTTTGTTTCATGGCGGGAACGACAGTTATTTTGAAGAATTTTTCTTTCCTATGCTGTATTTTGCCGAAAACGGATATGAGGTCTATCTTTTTGAAGGTCCCGGTCAGGGCGGCGTTTTGAGAGAACAGGGAAAGCACTTTACCTATCAGTGGGAAAAGCCGGTAAAGGCGATTCTGGACGCACTGGCGCTCAATGATGTTACGATTATCGGGGCTTCGCTTGGCGGAATGCTTGCTCCCCGCGCGGCGGCATTCGACAATCGTATCCGGCGCGTGATCGGCTGGTCGATTTTTCCTAATTTTCTGTCAGTGGGATTGTACGCCGTTCCAAAACCCCTTTGGGGCGTTATGAGATGGGTGATCCGGCACAACCTTGGCTTTACCGTAAACAGAAAGCTAAAAGGAATGATGAAAAAGGAGCAGACTTTCGACTGGGCATTCCGGCACGGAATGTATGCGTATGAGGCAAAGACGCCGTTTGAGTATCTGAAAAAACTCAACAACTATCAGATGGTGGATGTTGGCAGTCGGATTAGACAAGATGTTCTTGTCATAGGCGCCCGGAAGGATCATTTTATTGCGACCGAACTCTACAAACAGGAACTCGATGCGCTGATCAATGTTCGTTCCCTTACTTTTCGGCTTTTTACAGAACAGGAAAGCGCCGAAAATCACTGCAACTGCGGCAACTCAAAACTGTGCTTTGATACGATGATGAGCTGGATCGATCAGATAAAAAAGAAGGATAATGAATCATAA
- a CDS encoding TnpV protein, which translates to MENSLTYTKNGDYLIPDLTITEQTESIGKYGRMRKNYLKEHRPVLYNSLLLSEKLYPHLLEIERTATARLEHIMPELMKSAGVTESLKASDPMRWVGLMNDLKAQAEETILTELIYS; encoded by the coding sequence ATGGAGAACAGCCTGACTTACACGAAGAACGGGGATTACCTGATTCCGGACCTGACGATCACGGAGCAGACGGAGAGCATCGGCAAATACGGGAGGATGCGGAAGAATTACCTGAAGGAGCACCGTCCGGTCCTGTACAACAGCCTGCTTCTGTCGGAGAAACTGTACCCGCACCTGCTGGAAATCGAGCGGACGGCGACGGCGCGGCTGGAGCACATAATGCCGGAACTGATGAAATCGGCGGGCGTGACGGAGAGCCTGAAAGCATCCGACCCGATGCGCTGGGTGGGACTTATGAACGACCTGAAAGCGCAGGCCGAGGAAACGATTCTGACGGAGCTTATTTACAGCTAA